A genomic segment from Bacillus cereus G9842 encodes:
- a CDS encoding ArsR/SmtB family transcription factor, protein MEVYHIKSKKRETYNVQVKYSILFECALGIAAITHKRLIDTLEKTESEWKGIRQSLTNEMREHLQFVEEHNTWKALLQLLYKEDFQDLSQFNFKIDLLSEEDLKFICLPFLGEKYEEKRRLAASRDVTAIHELKELTQDHPFFSTYISFICDVDVQVLKSHLITVMTGWYESIIKKEEEEILSILKRDYEAKNEMNKKMKPEEFVEWATGGVNYMPEPSVHHVLLIPQMTYRPWNIEADIEDTKVFHYPVANESIHPEDPYGPNYFLVQKHKALGDEARLRIVKMLFEKERTLQEITERLQLGKSTVHHHLKLLRAAKLVDIHDGKYVLRKKAVQSLAKELEAFLNR, encoded by the coding sequence ATGGAGGTCTATCACATAAAGAGTAAAAAGAGGGAAACATACAACGTTCAGGTGAAATATTCGATACTTTTCGAATGTGCACTTGGTATTGCAGCAATTACTCATAAAAGGTTAATTGATACTCTTGAAAAGACTGAAAGTGAATGGAAAGGAATTAGACAATCATTAACAAATGAGATGAGAGAACACTTGCAGTTTGTAGAAGAACATAATACGTGGAAAGCATTGCTTCAGTTATTGTATAAAGAGGATTTTCAAGATTTATCGCAGTTTAATTTTAAAATTGATTTACTTTCAGAAGAAGATTTGAAATTTATATGTTTACCGTTTTTAGGGGAGAAGTATGAAGAGAAAAGACGTTTAGCCGCAAGTAGAGATGTAACTGCAATACATGAACTAAAGGAATTAACGCAGGATCATCCGTTTTTTTCTACTTATATTAGCTTTATATGTGATGTAGATGTACAAGTGCTAAAATCTCATTTAATCACTGTAATGACAGGTTGGTATGAGAGCATAATTAAGAAAGAGGAAGAAGAAATACTTTCTATATTAAAACGAGATTATGAAGCAAAAAATGAAATGAATAAAAAGATGAAACCGGAAGAGTTTGTCGAGTGGGCGACTGGCGGAGTGAACTATATGCCAGAGCCAAGTGTTCATCACGTACTTCTTATTCCGCAAATGACGTACAGACCGTGGAATATTGAAGCAGATATTGAAGATACGAAAGTATTTCATTATCCAGTTGCGAATGAAAGCATTCATCCTGAAGATCCGTATGGACCGAATTATTTTTTAGTTCAAAAACATAAGGCTCTTGGGGATGAGGCGAGATTGCGAATTGTAAAAATGTTGTTTGAAAAAGAACGTACATTACAGGAAATAACGGAAAGATTGCAGCTTGGTAAATCGACAGTACACCATCATTTGAAATTGTTACGTGCAGCGAAGTTAGTTGATATACATGACGG